The Pseudanabaena yagii GIHE-NHR1 genome segment AGCCACAAAAAACTTCCCTCTGTCCTCTTTCTTTAAGTACAGAGAGATCGGTATTGCTCTTCTTAATATTGGTGGCAGGAACTTCTGTGCAAGGCTCTAGAGCCATGTTTTGCTCTCCTATTGGGCTAAATCCCTAATTTGTTAAAAAGGCTATGCCCTGAATTGGCTAGAGGGCAAAGCCCTGACTGATATCAAAAATTGGGCGATCGCAACACGATCTAAATAAATGAATTCTCTTTACTATATTTACTAACACTAAGAGACTGGTTAAAAAGTTGCAAAGGTTTACAGGAGTATTAAAAAACTAAAATTGTTATGTGGGGATCGCCAGTAAATATACTCAAACCATAGATTTTAAGCTGTTTAAAGCATTGATTTTTGTCTATAAAAGCTTTGTAGTGTGGCTTCACTACAGTACAAACAATCTAAGTCCTCTCTGATTCATAATATTGAAATTGAAATGCCGAGTAGCAATAGACAATGCTAGATTTTTGGACAAAGACCAGTGGTACTTGGATTAATATCTTTGCGATCGCCTGTGGCACAAGTTTAGGCCTGATCTTGCGTGGGCGCTTTCTTTCCCAAGTGTTACCCATTCTCAAACAAGCGATCGGCTTAATCACCATGTTTGTCAGTATCAACATGGCAAACAGTTTACTCAAGGTCAAAGCAGGGGCTTTAGATGGTGTGATCCTATCGCTGATTGCCTTAATCATTGGGGGGATAATTGGTGAACTCAGTCAGATTGAGAAGCATTTAGAAAATATTGGCGATTGGTTAAAAGCAAAATTTAAGGGAAAGGGGAAATTTACCGAAGGATTTGTTGCGGCGAGTTTATTGTTTTGTATTGGACCAATGGCAATTATTGGTAGTCTCAATAATGGACTGACTGGTGATAACAACCTGCTAGCCTTGAAATCAGCCCTTGATGGGTTTATCTCAATCGTATTTGCAAGCACCTATGGAATCGGTGTGGGTTTCTCCGCCTTACCTGTTGGGTTTTATCAAGGGCTTATGTCAGTCCTTGCAGGAAACTTAGCCCAAAGCCTACCCGATCCTGCCAATGCTCAACCAGTACTGATCATTACTGGAGTCGGTGGATTGATGCTATTGGGACTCGGTTTAAATTTATTAGAGTTAGCCAAAGTCCGAGTTGCTTCTTTTTTACCTGCTTTAGCGATCGCCCCTCTAGTCTATTGGTTAGCCGACAATATTATTAAGTAACGCAAGTTCGGGATAATTTGAAATGGGTTTTGAGAGAGGGTTTGCTATGCAAGCTCTCTCTCAAAGTCCAAAAGTAAAAGCCTTGCTAAGCAAGGCTTTTACTTTT includes the following:
- a CDS encoding DUF554 domain-containing protein, yielding MLDFWTKTSGTWINIFAIACGTSLGLILRGRFLSQVLPILKQAIGLITMFVSINMANSLLKVKAGALDGVILSLIALIIGGIIGELSQIEKHLENIGDWLKAKFKGKGKFTEGFVAASLLFCIGPMAIIGSLNNGLTGDNNLLALKSALDGFISIVFASTYGIGVGFSALPVGFYQGLMSVLAGNLAQSLPDPANAQPVLIITGVGGLMLLGLGLNLLELAKVRVASFLPALAIAPLVYWLADNIIK